Proteins from one Ktedonobacteraceae bacterium genomic window:
- a CDS encoding EsaB/YukD family protein yields MQTLLVTIIGPRRTIDLEMPGEVPIRELIPIILALCGPTAVSGPHSDPSVWGLGVVDADRPLPSSSSLSAEKLVNGTILQLQELSAWSANRRVHKKAFMPRTITPTPATGGIGVRWSKDGLLNGSG; encoded by the coding sequence ATGCAAACGCTGCTCGTTACAATTATCGGACCTCGCCGTACTATTGATCTGGAGATGCCGGGGGAAGTTCCGATCAGGGAATTGATACCGATCATTCTTGCTCTATGTGGGCCAACAGCTGTTTCTGGTCCACATAGCGACCCCTCGGTCTGGGGGCTTGGAGTAGTCGACGCGGATAGACCCCTGCCATCGTCCAGTTCTTTAAGTGCCGAGAAACTTGTCAATGGTACCATCTTGCAGCTGCAAGAGCTGTCAGCATGGAGCGCTAACCGGCGTGTACACAAAAAAGCGTTCATGCCCAGGACCATTACTCCTACACCGGCAACCGGCGGCATTGGAGTAAGATGGAGCAAAGACGGCCTCCTCAATGGAAGCGGATAG
- a CDS encoding serine/threonine-protein kinase gives MLSFQPAPGMPLRIASTRYECTAHPLFAHSAFIIEGSESFVYQLRDPARNTLHALKVLKPSYRGEYIARRAIDLRPHHNQPGLLLCNRICLTTETAPDAISVFPDLQYAIFMPWVDARSWSGLMQNKAASAAYRPANARTLALQTARVLRYLEAHHLAHTDIAGSNIFLAPGLNQVQLLDLEGMYYEGAIPPALPSRGSPGYRHPRLPGNGQYCLAGDRFAGAILLTEMLTWCDPVVRALIADQSESLFQPQQLQTIDNPLWQAVRTSLSAIDASLLALFDQAWASSQLSDCPEFTRWNQHLERIAAAPITR, from the coding sequence GTGTTGAGTTTTCAACCCGCGCCGGGAATGCCGCTACGTATCGCATCAACGCGCTATGAATGTACCGCGCACCCACTCTTTGCTCACAGCGCCTTCATCATCGAGGGCAGCGAATCGTTCGTCTATCAACTGCGCGACCCGGCACGCAACACCCTCCATGCCCTCAAAGTCCTCAAGCCCTCCTATCGCGGTGAGTATATCGCCCGTCGTGCCATCGACCTGCGCCCTCACCACAATCAACCCGGCCTGCTCCTCTGCAATCGCATCTGCCTCACCACAGAAACAGCTCCTGACGCAATCAGCGTATTTCCCGACCTCCAGTATGCCATCTTCATGCCCTGGGTGGACGCGAGAAGCTGGTCTGGACTCATGCAGAACAAGGCCGCATCGGCAGCCTACCGCCCCGCAAACGCTCGCACCCTCGCGCTCCAAACCGCTCGCGTCCTGCGCTACCTGGAAGCGCATCACCTCGCGCATACAGATATCGCGGGCAGCAATATTTTCCTCGCGCCCGGCCTCAACCAGGTCCAACTGCTTGATCTTGAAGGGATGTATTACGAAGGCGCCATCCCCCCGGCGCTGCCCAGCCGCGGTTCTCCAGGTTACCGGCATCCACGCTTGCCGGGCAACGGGCAGTATTGCCTTGCCGGCGACCGCTTTGCCGGAGCCATACTCCTGACCGAAATGCTCACCTGGTGCGATCCCGTTGTGCGCGCATTGATCGCAGACCAGAGCGAATCCCTCTTTCAACCCCAGCAACTGCAAACAATCGACAACCCTCTCTGGCAGGCAGTGCGTACCTCATTGTCCGCAATTGATGCCTCGCTCCTTGCCCTCTTCGACCAGGCGTGGGCCTCATCCCAACTGAGCGATTGCCCCGAATTTACGCGCTGGAACCAACACCTTGAGCGCATAGCCGCAGCCCCCATCACACGGTAA
- a CDS encoding vWA domain-containing protein, with translation MYTQPATAHAPALITYLVDAGASMSDLAGTTTKMDIVNATLYKALQIMAQRSMRETLVLPRYRVAIFAYNSVAVVDVLDGMRNLPDVIEAGRPIIIPGSEKTDMARGFTVVEKFLQANMLAFQNSPPPLVCHITDTAPSQQECSTVMPIVRRIQAMQVDDGPLLVENIYLADDALRPAVQDWRQWGGVLKEKQLASNGAKLLYRLSSFLPATYRQNINQYGYALQAGAAHFFPGLHPDLVALACMASVVVPIK, from the coding sequence ATGTATACGCAACCCGCCACAGCGCACGCGCCAGCCCTCATCACCTACCTGGTAGATGCCGGCGCTTCAATGAGTGATCTGGCCGGCACAACAACAAAAATGGATATCGTCAATGCAACTCTCTACAAAGCCTTGCAGATCATGGCTCAGCGATCCATGCGCGAAACCCTCGTCTTGCCGCGTTACCGCGTCGCCATTTTTGCCTATAATAGCGTTGCTGTCGTCGACGTACTGGATGGCATGCGCAACCTTCCTGACGTCATCGAAGCTGGAAGGCCCATCATCATCCCTGGCAGCGAAAAAACAGATATGGCAAGAGGTTTTACCGTGGTAGAGAAATTTTTACAGGCAAACATGCTCGCATTCCAAAATAGTCCTCCACCGCTTGTCTGTCATATCACAGATACTGCCCCCTCACAACAAGAATGTTCCACCGTCATGCCTATCGTGCGGCGCATTCAGGCCATGCAGGTTGACGATGGCCCTCTCCTGGTAGAAAATATCTACCTGGCGGATGATGCGTTGCGGCCCGCGGTCCAGGATTGGCGGCAGTGGGGAGGCGTATTGAAAGAAAAACAACTCGCCAGCAACGGCGCAAAATTGCTCTATCGCCTCTCATCATTTCTGCCGGCCACCTATCGCCAGAACATCAACCAGTATGGCTATGCCCTGCAAGCGGGCGCGGCGCATTTCTTCCCCGGACTGCATCCTGACCTCGTCGCGCTGGCATGTATGGCTTCGGTTGTCGTCCCCATCAAATAA
- the nfi gene encoding deoxyribonuclease V (cleaves DNA at apurinic or apyrimidinic sites): MSIQPLHAWVIEPSEAVALQRELAARVIREDRIEEPMRFIAGVDMAINEESEMARAAVVLLSFPELEIVERHVYEEPVRMPYIPGLLSFREIPCILGAFGKLKQRPQLVMVDGQGIAHPRRLGIASHLGLWLDLPTIGCAKSILRGDFDKEALGNEPGSWVPLVDRRKHEVLGAALRTRKGVNPMFISLGHRISLETSIRYVMACDKGYRLPEPTRQADKLSKDNAWREPEAVEQERLWE, translated from the coding sequence ATGTCGATACAACCTTTACATGCATGGGTGATAGAGCCGTCCGAGGCGGTGGCCTTGCAGCGCGAACTGGCGGCGCGCGTGATACGCGAGGATCGCATCGAGGAGCCGATGCGCTTCATCGCTGGAGTGGATATGGCGATTAACGAGGAGAGCGAGATGGCGCGCGCTGCGGTAGTGCTGCTCTCTTTTCCAGAATTGGAGATAGTGGAGCGGCATGTGTATGAAGAGCCGGTGCGCATGCCCTATATCCCCGGTCTGCTGTCGTTTCGTGAGATTCCGTGTATCCTGGGAGCTTTTGGCAAGCTGAAACAGCGCCCGCAACTGGTGATGGTGGATGGTCAGGGCATCGCGCATCCACGGCGGCTGGGGATCGCATCGCACCTGGGGCTGTGGCTGGATTTGCCGACGATTGGGTGCGCGAAGTCAATATTGCGCGGAGATTTCGATAAAGAGGCGCTGGGCAACGAGCCTGGCTCCTGGGTTCCGCTGGTTGACAGGCGTAAGCATGAGGTGCTTGGAGCGGCGCTGCGCACGCGCAAGGGCGTGAATCCGATGTTTATCTCGCTGGGGCATCGCATCAGTCTTGAGACGAGCATTCGTTACGTGATGGCCTGTGATAAGGGCTATCGCCTGCCTGAGCCGACACGCCAGGCGGATAAGCTATCGAAAGATAACGCGTGGCGCGAGCCGGAGGCTGTGGAACAGGAACGATTGTGGGAATGA
- a CDS encoding class I SAM-dependent methyltransferase, producing MSDYDEIAAFYDIEHAHFDEDIDMYLNYAGLSAGTILELACGSGRLLLPLAEAGYEMTGVDSSAQMLGLAEQRLQQAGMMSHCTLVQQDMCDLRLKQQFHMAFVALGSFAHLVTRKQQQQALRGIRDALVKGGQFILDISNADARYMENLSGQVLHQGTWQREDGAFVSHFVSPASSNRQHLLELTHFYDVHEQGGVMRRTISKTQLYLFERGEMELLLEQAGFAVKEVYGDFHLGSFEMNSPRMIFLTEAR from the coding sequence ATGAGTGACTACGATGAGATAGCGGCTTTTTACGATATCGAGCACGCGCACTTCGATGAAGATATCGATATGTACCTGAATTATGCCGGGCTAAGCGCTGGAACAATACTGGAGCTGGCTTGTGGCAGCGGGCGGTTATTGCTGCCGCTGGCGGAGGCAGGATACGAGATGACGGGTGTGGATAGTTCGGCACAGATGCTGGGCCTGGCGGAACAGAGGCTGCAGCAGGCAGGGATGATGAGCCACTGCACGCTGGTGCAACAGGATATGTGCGACTTGCGCTTGAAGCAGCAGTTTCATATGGCTTTTGTGGCGCTAGGGTCGTTTGCGCACCTGGTCACTCGCAAGCAGCAGCAGCAGGCACTGCGCGGCATTCGCGATGCGCTGGTAAAAGGCGGGCAGTTCATCCTGGATATCAGCAACGCGGATGCCCGCTATATGGAGAATCTGAGCGGGCAGGTGCTGCACCAGGGGACATGGCAGCGCGAGGATGGCGCCTTCGTATCACACTTTGTCAGCCCCGCTTCGTCTAACCGGCAGCACCTGTTAGAATTGACGCATTTTTACGATGTGCATGAGCAGGGCGGAGTTATGCGGCGGACGATCAGCAAGACGCAGCTATATCTTTTTGAGCGCGGTGAGATGGAACTGTTGCTGGAGCAGGCGGGTTTCGCGGTGAAAGAGGTCTACGGTGATTTTCACCTGGGATCGTTCGAAATGAACAGCCCGCGGATGATTTTTTTAACAGAAGCACGGTGA
- a CDS encoding ATP-binding protein, with amino-acid sequence MNRQYLEALFINSPNAVVAIDQHFQTLDYNPAASSTFGWEGANIRGRLCSDVLKCQNLNGMVLCGTSSCPLQRVMQSQKALANESLLIGTISDHTHEYSISVTPVNVDQDDDDSDNSGVVFSARDMSAVRIANQLRANFVSMVSHELRTPLNSVHGFIDLLLQGHIGPLTAEQQTYLGYAQEGVQQLISIVEDILFLTRSDSGQFEIRPEQVNLRVLARQVINSLQPQAIKAAVILNKDIPAPSPILYVDPQRMKQVLNNLVTNAIKFTPPGGTVTIRARPYNEHFHMISVEDTGYGISVEDQPHIFERFYQANHHLQSKMGGYGLGLSIAKLIVEQHGGHIGFDTVHEKGTTFYFTAPLYVEASSPVP; translated from the coding sequence GTGAATCGTCAATATCTGGAGGCCCTATTTATCAACTCACCTAACGCAGTTGTTGCTATTGATCAGCACTTTCAAACGCTCGACTACAATCCTGCCGCCAGTAGCACCTTTGGATGGGAAGGCGCAAATATCCGCGGTCGTCTCTGTTCCGATGTTCTGAAGTGCCAAAATCTCAACGGCATGGTTCTTTGTGGCACCTCCAGTTGTCCATTGCAGCGCGTAATGCAGAGTCAGAAAGCGCTCGCCAACGAATCGCTGCTGATCGGTACAATCTCCGACCACACGCATGAATATTCCATCAGCGTCACACCGGTCAATGTGGATCAGGACGACGATGATAGCGATAACTCAGGTGTTGTCTTCAGTGCTCGTGATATGTCCGCTGTTCGTATCGCCAACCAGCTGCGTGCCAACTTCGTCTCCATGGTTTCGCACGAACTGCGCACCCCCTTGAACTCGGTGCATGGCTTCATCGACCTGCTTTTGCAAGGACATATCGGCCCCCTTACCGCTGAGCAACAGACCTACCTCGGCTATGCCCAGGAAGGCGTCCAGCAACTCATTTCCATCGTCGAAGACATACTCTTCCTGACACGTTCGGACTCAGGGCAATTTGAAATTCGACCGGAGCAGGTCAACCTGCGCGTCCTGGCACGGCAGGTCATCAACAGTTTGCAGCCGCAGGCCATCAAAGCCGCCGTCATCCTCAACAAAGACATTCCCGCGCCATCACCCATTCTCTACGTCGATCCCCAGCGTATGAAACAGGTTCTCAACAACCTTGTCACCAACGCCATCAAATTTACACCGCCGGGGGGAACCGTCACCATTCGCGCTCGCCCTTACAACGAACACTTCCATATGATCTCCGTTGAAGACACCGGCTATGGCATTTCCGTCGAAGACCAGCCGCATATCTTCGAGCGTTTTTACCAGGCCAATCATCACCTGCAATCGAAGATGGGGGGCTACGGCCTTGGCCTCTCCATCGCCAAATTGATCGTCGAACAACATGGTGGGCACATCGGCTTCGATACCGTACACGAAAAAGGTACCACCTTCTACTTTACCGCGCCCTTGTATGTAGAAGCATCTTCGCCTGTACCATAG
- a CDS encoding toll/interleukin-1 receptor domain-containing protein, with translation MGGPGIFVSYYAANRMHPDYLFATQCMRDLKARGAEIVADSSRFPPTLPDPYLYEQVSRCQWMLVILTPDALQSRQVQREVEVALKLAGQQRLRGVLAVLPAPLPLEALSPAWSAARVFDASEDYARALAAIALTLNLVRLQAPPPAVLPKETRQPLTALLRERRRKSSAIRTFPALSILTGRRGLAAALALILIFLLIFSGMVIARGQTGARRAVTPTPTVLPTDPVQLFSYITRRSPTLADSLSKQDIYRWDDTGGCAFQNGSYVVSISTQYSYTNCLEHFTSFSNFAYQVQMQIISGDAGGILFRANNSLSDFYRFSLDIAQQHYNLLVGKAAGQSRPISNPSPLPVQLHQTYTLTVIAIKDLLYLYANGQSLVIKSDASFQSGEIGMYAYDLSDPTEVEFSNMKVWAI, from the coding sequence ATGGGGGGTCCTGGTATTTTCGTCAGCTATTACGCCGCGAATAGAATGCATCCTGATTACCTGTTTGCGACACAATGCATGAGGGACCTGAAGGCGCGGGGAGCCGAAATTGTAGCTGACAGCTCACGTTTTCCTCCCACTCTACCCGATCCGTACCTTTATGAGCAGGTTTCGCGCTGCCAGTGGATGCTTGTGATTCTGACGCCGGATGCCTTACAGTCCAGGCAGGTGCAACGAGAAGTGGAGGTGGCGCTGAAGCTGGCAGGGCAGCAGCGCCTGCGAGGGGTGCTGGCGGTGTTGCCGGCGCCATTGCCGCTTGAGGCTCTATCTCCGGCATGGTCTGCCGCGCGTGTATTCGATGCCAGCGAGGACTACGCAAGGGCGCTGGCCGCAATCGCTCTGACGCTCAACCTGGTGCGATTACAGGCGCCACCACCGGCTGTCCTGCCAAAAGAGACGAGGCAGCCCTTGACGGCACTACTACGCGAGAGGCGCAGGAAGAGTTCGGCCATTCGTACTTTCCCGGCGCTTTCGATTTTGACGGGCAGGCGCGGCCTGGCGGCTGCTCTGGCATTGATACTGATTTTCCTGCTGATTTTCAGTGGTATGGTTATCGCGCGCGGTCAAACAGGCGCAAGGCGTGCCGTCACACCCACTCCCACTGTCCTGCCCACCGACCCGGTTCAACTCTTTTCATACATAACGAGGCGTTCTCCCACGCTGGCAGATTCCTTGAGCAAGCAGGATATATATCGTTGGGACGATACCGGCGGATGTGCTTTCCAAAATGGCAGCTATGTTGTGTCTATTTCGACGCAATACAGTTATACAAACTGCCTTGAGCATTTTACGTCTTTCAGTAATTTTGCCTACCAGGTGCAGATGCAGATTATTTCGGGAGATGCCGGCGGGATTCTCTTCCGCGCTAATAACTCGCTGAGCGATTTTTATCGTTTCTCGCTGGATATCGCGCAGCAGCATTACAATTTGCTGGTAGGGAAAGCAGCAGGCCAGAGCCGCCCGATCTCAAATCCAAGCCCTTTACCTGTTCAGCTTCATCAAACCTACACGCTGACGGTGATCGCAATCAAAGACCTTTTGTATCTCTATGCTAATGGGCAGTCGCTTGTGATTAAATCAGATGCAAGTTTCCAGTCAGGCGAGATAGGGATGTACGCATACGACCTCTCAGACCCAACAGAGGTGGAGTTCAGCAACATGAAAGTATGGGCAATTTAG
- the eccCa gene encoding type VII secretion protein EccCa yields the protein MQGTTFYRLAREYPPRLPDHEILISPPPVFQAPQSNGAAWLQSLIPLVIGSLGSLVLFVVSRDNPVIIYAMIGVLLLSAGLTVGMRLWMQVSVKKQQRAQYQAYRESLALQAAELRTIAAKQRQVSRQLYPDPEQIVEIVDQRISLWERRAEDADFLDVRIGTACVPLCCPVHLNLGSDPMGAHMARKNFDPDLLAEAERLVSTYKELGNEPFVVSLRTAGTLSITGPSTATRSLTRAILCQLSAFQAPEDVSIMTYAPAEALQHWSWLKWLPHARRLRQVKIDKQRASEPLYLLASTLDEYRDLLNTQILPELARRRETPEEKQQGAEQQVVKPHFILIFDGFTPRLLAQIPELDDLFRNAARLAVTIICLVDGHATEPFTRQARISISPDRKLTFEQTMYGGKRVEHIQADGCSVQICERIARAQAPLTLADKGNVLDLSQDVRLLDLLHIRALDDIQVPAVWKPRARKEVLNIPIGSRANGEPLYLDLKESAEKGMGPHGLIIGTTGSGKSELLRTIVTSLALTHDPETVNLVLVDFKGGASFAELAALPHVAGVITNLQNDLRLIDRIYASLQGEYTRRQRVLHEAGKLDNIREYHIRRQSHPEMLPLPHLIIIVDEFAQLISNRPEFLDLFISIGQVGRSLGMHLLLATQRLEEGRLKGLESYLHYRICLRTFNKAESTTVIGNSNAYYLPSIPGVGYIKTGSTDSELFKTALISSPYLPEKKHRSPAAFIREFTSTGQLVPLSILYGLSTGSFITSKDGVDTLSTEMDIVIRRLAQGAAAARLPRVYQVWLPPLPPNLRLEAVLDRARLYTAQGTDNNGHTQYIPLDGGAWRREPPFGMLSTPVGLLDKPREQEQVPLLLDFSGSGGHLAIIGAPQSGKSTLLRTIIASFMVTHTPRAVQFYCIDLGGGSLRIFQNTPHVGDICSDPRHEGEKIRRMVRQMRKIIEDRAFQFREWRVDTINMYRLRRQEGEFATEPFGDVFLVIDNLGQLQRDFEQLDPDITEIIANGLNYGVHVILATNRRAEIRPKVSDNIGTYMELYINDPGESLFGKALAASIPPGVPGRGLFKDALQEKLQFQAALPWINSRNGTMQDSLEALVRRVSRAWTGKFAPPVRLLPASVGWQDIPSVSSWHSGVPVGLDEFRLDPVYIDLMSGDPHFLIYGDTECGKTTFLRTWMVGLKKRYSSQEAQFVIVDYRKNLLDLAEGDYLFAYTCTQQMVKDAVDKLKKELEKRVPSGGALSLEQLRKPQKWTGPHYFVFVDDYESVVGATGSPLAPLLDMLLNGHDLGLHLIIARRVGGASRAAFESILQRLREMSSPGLIMSGDPQEGALIGTQRASVQPPGRGYYIRRNQPPTLIQGILTAPELMQVN from the coding sequence ATGCAGGGCACAACATTTTACCGGCTTGCCAGAGAATATCCTCCCCGCCTGCCCGACCATGAGATACTCATCAGCCCGCCGCCTGTATTCCAGGCTCCTCAATCAAATGGTGCGGCCTGGCTGCAATCGCTTATTCCTCTCGTTATTGGCAGCCTGGGCTCGCTTGTCCTCTTTGTCGTCTCTCGTGATAATCCCGTCATCATCTATGCCATGATCGGCGTCCTGCTGCTCTCCGCCGGCCTCACCGTTGGCATGCGCCTATGGATGCAGGTCTCGGTGAAAAAACAGCAGCGCGCCCAGTACCAGGCCTATCGCGAATCCCTCGCCTTGCAAGCCGCCGAACTGCGTACCATTGCCGCGAAGCAACGCCAGGTCAGCCGCCAGCTGTATCCCGATCCAGAGCAAATTGTAGAGATCGTCGACCAGCGCATCAGTTTATGGGAACGCCGCGCTGAGGATGCCGACTTTCTCGATGTACGCATCGGCACCGCCTGTGTTCCCCTCTGCTGTCCTGTGCATCTCAATCTGGGGAGTGATCCTATGGGAGCGCACATGGCTAGAAAAAATTTCGATCCCGATTTGCTTGCGGAAGCAGAACGGCTCGTCAGTACCTATAAAGAACTGGGAAACGAACCGTTTGTCGTATCACTGCGCACCGCCGGCACCCTCTCTATTACCGGCCCCTCTACAGCCACTCGCTCTCTTACACGCGCCATCCTCTGCCAGCTTTCCGCGTTCCAGGCCCCGGAAGATGTCTCCATCATGACCTATGCTCCCGCAGAGGCCCTACAGCACTGGAGCTGGCTCAAGTGGCTACCACATGCCCGCCGCCTCCGGCAGGTCAAGATCGACAAACAGCGGGCATCCGAACCCCTCTACCTGCTTGCCTCAACGCTTGATGAGTATCGCGACCTTCTTAACACCCAGATACTTCCCGAGCTGGCACGCCGCCGTGAAACTCCAGAGGAGAAGCAGCAGGGAGCCGAACAACAGGTCGTCAAACCGCACTTTATTCTCATCTTCGATGGCTTCACGCCGCGTCTGCTTGCCCAGATTCCCGAACTTGATGATCTATTTCGCAACGCCGCCAGGCTCGCCGTTACCATCATCTGTCTTGTTGACGGTCATGCCACCGAGCCATTCACACGCCAGGCGCGCATCTCCATCTCGCCAGATCGCAAGCTCACATTCGAGCAAACCATGTATGGCGGGAAAAGGGTAGAGCATATTCAGGCCGACGGGTGCAGCGTGCAAATCTGCGAACGCATCGCCCGCGCTCAGGCCCCGCTCACCCTTGCCGATAAAGGCAATGTCCTCGACCTTTCACAGGATGTGCGCCTGCTTGACCTCCTGCACATACGCGCTCTGGATGATATCCAGGTGCCTGCCGTCTGGAAGCCGCGCGCCAGGAAAGAGGTTCTCAATATTCCCATCGGTTCTCGTGCCAATGGTGAGCCGCTTTACCTCGACCTGAAGGAAAGCGCCGAGAAAGGCATGGGCCCGCATGGCCTGATTATCGGCACCACTGGCTCCGGCAAAAGCGAACTGCTGCGCACCATCGTCACCAGCCTGGCCCTCACCCATGATCCCGAAACCGTCAACCTGGTACTCGTCGATTTCAAAGGCGGTGCCTCCTTTGCCGAACTCGCCGCCCTCCCTCACGTCGCGGGCGTCATCACCAACCTGCAAAATGACCTCCGGCTCATTGATCGCATCTACGCCTCCCTCCAGGGTGAGTATACTCGTCGCCAGCGTGTCCTGCACGAAGCTGGCAAGCTGGACAACATACGCGAGTATCACATCAGGCGCCAATCGCATCCCGAAATGTTGCCTCTTCCCCATCTCATCATCATCGTCGATGAGTTCGCCCAGTTGATCAGCAATCGCCCCGAATTCCTCGATCTCTTCATCTCAATCGGCCAGGTTGGGCGCAGTCTCGGCATGCACTTGCTGCTCGCAACCCAGCGCCTCGAAGAGGGCCGTCTCAAGGGACTCGAAAGCTACCTGCACTATCGTATCTGCCTGCGCACATTCAACAAAGCCGAAAGTACCACCGTCATCGGCAACTCCAACGCCTATTACCTCCCTTCTATTCCTGGCGTTGGCTACATCAAGACCGGGTCAACAGACAGCGAGCTTTTCAAAACCGCCCTGATCTCTTCACCCTACCTGCCTGAAAAGAAGCATCGTTCGCCCGCAGCCTTTATTCGTGAATTTACCTCTACCGGCCAGCTCGTTCCCCTCTCCATCTTGTATGGACTCTCCACCGGGTCTTTTATCACCAGCAAAGATGGAGTCGATACGCTTTCAACCGAAATGGATATCGTCATCAGACGCCTGGCTCAGGGCGCAGCCGCGGCCCGTTTGCCGCGCGTCTATCAGGTATGGCTTCCTCCTTTGCCGCCAAACCTGCGCCTCGAAGCAGTGCTCGACCGTGCCAGGCTTTATACGGCACAGGGGACAGATAATAACGGCCATACGCAGTATATTCCTCTGGATGGAGGCGCGTGGCGAAGAGAGCCGCCTTTTGGTATGCTCAGCACCCCTGTAGGACTGCTGGATAAGCCGCGCGAGCAGGAACAGGTTCCCTTATTGCTTGACTTCTCAGGCTCTGGTGGTCATCTCGCCATTATTGGCGCTCCTCAATCGGGCAAAAGCACGCTCTTGCGCACCATTATCGCCTCGTTCATGGTCACGCATACGCCGCGTGCTGTCCAATTCTATTGTATCGACCTTGGCGGAGGCTCCCTGCGTATCTTCCAGAATACGCCGCATGTCGGTGATATTTGCAGTGACCCCCGCCACGAGGGAGAGAAGATACGCCGCATGGTTCGCCAGATGCGCAAGATCATCGAAGACCGCGCCTTCCAGTTTCGTGAGTGGCGCGTGGATACTATCAATATGTACCGCTTGCGCCGCCAGGAGGGTGAATTTGCCACCGAGCCATTTGGTGATGTCTTTCTGGTCATCGACAACCTCGGTCAACTCCAACGTGACTTCGAGCAGCTGGACCCTGATATCACCGAGATCATCGCCAACGGCCTCAATTACGGCGTGCATGTCATCCTGGCCACCAATCGCCGTGCCGAGATTCGCCCTAAAGTCTCCGATAACATCGGTACCTATATGGAACTCTACATCAATGATCCCGGTGAGTCCCTTTTCGGCAAGGCCCTGGCTGCCTCCATACCCCCTGGCGTTCCTGGCCGGGGCCTCTTCAAGGATGCGTTGCAGGAGAAGCTCCAGTTCCAGGCCGCGCTGCCCTGGATCAACAGCCGCAATGGCACGATGCAAGACAGCCTGGAGGCGCTTGTCCGGCGGGTGAGCAGGGCATGGACCGGTAAATTCGCCCCGCCTGTCCGTTTGCTCCCGGCCAGTGTCGGATGGCAGGATATTCCGTCCGTCTCCTCCTGGCATTCGGGCGTGCCGGTGGGACTCGATGAATTCCGTCTCGATCCCGTCTACATCGATCTCATGTCCGGCGACCCCCATTTCCTCATCTATGGGGATACGGAATGCGGCAAAACCACTTTCCTGCGTACCTGGATGGTAGGCCTCAAAAAACGCTATAGCTCTCAGGAGGCGCAGTTCGTCATCGTCGATTACCGCAAAAATCTGCTCGATCTCGCCGAGGGTGACTACCTCTTCGCCTACACCTGCACGCAGCAGATGGTGAAGGATGCTGTCGATAAACTGAAAAAAGAACTTGAAAAGCGCGTCCCGTCGGGTGGAGCGCTCTCACTCGAGCAATTGCGCAAGCCGCAGAAATGGACAGGGCCGCATTACTTCGTCTTTGTTGATGATTATGAATCGGTCGTTGGCGCCACAGGCAGTCCATTGGCCCCATTGCTCGATATGCTGCTCAATGGGCATGATCTTGGATTGCACCTGATCATTGCGCGGCGCGTTGGAGGCGCCAGTCGCGCGGCTTTTGAGTCTATCCTGCAGCGCTTGAGAGAAATGAGCAGCCCCGGTTTGATTATGAGCGGTGACCCACAGGAGGGTGCCTTGATTGGCACTCAACGTGCCAGCGTACAACCTCCGGGCCGCGGCTATTATATCCGGCGCAACCAGCCCCCAACGTTGATACAGGGAATTTTGACCGCGCCGGAACTCATGCAAGTGAATTAG
- a CDS encoding WXG100 family type VII secretion target — MSVEGTHIDITPAHLRDTASLFYKASQDTFLLLEDLNRTAQQLIDDMYTELHQSPGALQVLCSRWREATLSLSNALELVAKNLTVAADNFEATDRTVMP; from the coding sequence ATGTCTGTCGAAGGAACCCATATTGATATTACCCCCGCGCACCTGCGCGATACCGCATCCCTTTTCTATAAGGCCTCGCAAGATACATTTCTTCTGCTGGAGGACCTCAATAGGACCGCGCAACAACTCATCGATGATATGTATACCGAACTGCACCAGTCACCCGGTGCTCTCCAGGTGCTTTGCAGCCGCTGGCGTGAGGCCACTCTCAGCCTCAGCAACGCGCTTGAACTGGTAGCGAAGAATCTCACTGTGGCCGCCGACAATTTCGAGGCAACGGACCGCACCGTTATGCCGTAG
- a CDS encoding WXG100 family type VII secretion target: MSGRIMVTPEELQQASSQFNAKAAELEQMLQSVQSQIESLRSTWQGQAAANFDALMAQWTQDVQGINQVLSQVSQHLNQASHAYSDTDTSIARGFQA; this comes from the coding sequence ATGTCAGGTCGCATTATGGTAACCCCCGAGGAACTGCAACAGGCTTCCTCCCAGTTTAATGCCAAAGCCGCCGAACTTGAACAGATGTTGCAATCTGTTCAGTCTCAGATCGAATCGCTGCGTTCAACATGGCAGGGCCAGGCCGCGGCTAATTTTGATGCTCTTATGGCCCAGTGGACGCAGGATGTGCAGGGCATTAACCAGGTTCTGAGCCAGGTCAGCCAGCATTTGAATCAGGCTTCTCACGCCTATTCCGATACCGATACCAGCATTGCGCGTGGTTTCCAGGCCTGA